TTCTAAATTGTTTTGAATTTCTATCAAAATAGCAGAGACCACCATCTAATGTTCCTACCCACATTACACCGGTATTATCTTCCAACAAACAACTGATTTTGTTTCCTACTAATTGATGTTTGGAATTTGGGAAATACTCCATTCTTTGCTTCTTTTTTAAAGATGTAGAATAAAGAATCAACCCATTATTTTCAGTACCAAACCAAATATTTTTCCTATAATCCTCTAGAACAACTGATATGGGACTATTGGAATTAATAGTATCAATCAAACCCCCTTTATCAATTAGAAATGCGCCATTATCATCATAAATCCAAAAACTATTATCCTGATTATAATATACACCTCTGATGTCTTTAATTTGAGATCTTATTTTCTTAGGGAGGGTCAATCTTGAAATTTCATTATCTTTCTCAGTGTTTATTTGTAATATTTTTTTTTGATCCCCAATGAGTATTATGTTCTCGTTAGAAGACAGAAACAATGCTCTCTTTTCCCATTTATTAAACTTATTATTAATGGTTGAACTAAGTTTTGATAGATATTTTCCATTGGATTTAAAAACCATTACACCTTGTTCGGCAGTTATAGTCCATAATCTATTTTCTTTTGTAATTATTAAATCTTTAATAGAGAACTCGAACAAATCTTTTTTATCAGGTTGAAAATCTGAATTATTAAATCTCTCCTCTCTATTAATGAGTATACTTATTCCACCTCCCTTAGTGGCAATCCAAATATTCCCAGATTTGGAATGTGTAAAATCATTAATTTGGTGCCAATTACTGAAAGTACTTACCAATGGGTAACTATTCAAATCATTTACTAATTCATTACTTATATCTATTTTATAGACATCATTTAGGCTCGAAAACCATAAATGATTTTTCTCATCTAAATAAAGATTATCCACATTCGCTGGCAAATTATCAGATCCAACAGAATGAGATATCACCTCATCAGAAATAACATTATAGCGAAACAAACCATGTTCTCTGGTACCAAACCAAACATAACCAGCTAAATCAATAATTACACTTTTGGTACAATAGGAAAGTTTATCAGAAACTAATTTAGGTGTTTGGTTTTCTTCAAAAGCATAATTCCAAAGAGAAGAAGTTGAGATAAGGCCAGCTCGGGTGGCTAGCCAAAACAGCTCTGAATCATCCTCGCAAATATCAAATACACAATTAGAAGGAAGCCAAGAGCAATTAGCTTTATTAAAAATCTTTTGTTCTCCAGTTTTGGTATCAAAAATTAAAACTCCTATATTTTTCTGACCCAACCACAGCCTTTTTTTAGAATCCAAATAAATGAATGTATATGCTACTCGTCTTTGAGAATTTATAAATTGAGGATTTAATTCGAACAACTCAAAATCACCACTTTCCATGTTAAAGCAATACAGTTGTCCCTTAGAGCCTGTAAACCAAATTTTTTGACTATCAACTATCAATTTCTGAACGCTAGCATCTTCTATGGTATCATTAGGGAAATAGGTTTTAAAAGTTTTTCCATTATACTTTATTAATCCTTCTGAACTAGCAATCCAAGCATAGCCTGCTTGGTCAAACTCTATATCATATACATAATCTGAAGGTAAACCATTGATAGAAGTAATTTGTTTGGAAATGGAATAATTATTCTGAGAGAAGGCAAAAGAAACAAACAACAACAAGAAAAACAAAGAGAGATTCCTCAATATTATCCGTGCAATTTGGGCTTTTTCGATAAGGAAAGAATAGCTCATTTTGACAATGCATTTGATTTTAAGGGTATTCTAAAGAATATGAACCTAACAAAGATAGTATTTTATTCTATTGAAATGAAAATACAGAATTGGAAAAACAAGCGAGGAAATAATGTATTAAGAATATTGTTCTTCTTCTTCTTTTATCATATTGTAGATACTTGATTTACCAATATCCAATTTTTTGGCGACCAGTCTAACCTTATTATCATATTTCTTGAGGAAATACTTAATGATTTTTTGATGGTATTCTTTCATAGATAATTCTTCGGAGAATATGTCTTCCACAGAACCTAAAGAACTGAAATTAATATCTGATGCTTCTATCATATCTTCATTGGACATCACAACAGCTAATTCACTTATCGATTTCAATTCTCTTACATTGCCAGGGAAGTGATAACTTTTTAGTTTTTCTTGAGCAGAGAGCCCTAATTTTTTATCCGTCATGCCATTATTAGCGCAAAATTCGCCAATAAAATGTTTGGCTAATAAAAGTACATCACCTTCCCTAGCTCTCAATGGTGGGATTTGAATGGGTAATCCAAGTAACCTATAGTATAAATCTTCTCTAAACTCCCCTTTTCTAACTAAATCGGATAAATTTTTATGGGTAGCTACTATAAGACGAACATTCAATCGAATAGTAGTATTCCCACCTATTCTTGTTAACTCGTTTTCTTGTAAAACCCTTAAAATCTTACTCTGCATTCCCCAATCCATGTCACCTATTTCATCTAAAAATAGAGTTCCATTATTGGCCTCCTCAAATTTACCATATTTACGACTATTGGCACCCGTAAAAGCCCCTTTCTCGTAACCGAATAACTCACTTTCAATTAGTTCGTTTGGAATAGCAGACACATTCACGGCAATAAAACCTTCTTTGCTTCTTGAAGAATTATAATGAATAGCTTTGGCAACCAATTCTTTTCCAGTTCCAGTTTCTCCAGAAATACTCACATTAATATTGGTTTTGGTTGCTTTTTCAATAAGGTTATAAATGCTTTTGATGGGTTTGCTATTTCCTCTAATTAGTTTATTATAGGCGTATTTATTCTCAACTTCTGCTTCTAGTAATTCAATCTTTTTCTCGTAGCCACTTAACCTACTTATCTTCTCCATCGACATCCAAAGTCGATCTTTTAAATCCGTGTCTTTTACGTAGTAATCAAATGCACCATCGCGCATTAAGTTAACAGCAACCTTTATATCGCTCTGAGACGACATGATAATGATAAATGTTTTGGGATTGAACTTATGAAAGGCTTTCATAATTTCATTTCCATTCATTCCAGGCAAGTGATAATCTAAAATAATAAGCTCTGGATTCTTATATTTATTAGCTAAAGCTTCTTTACCATTGGTATAGTGCTCTACTTCATTATCTGGATTTAGCCCAAGGTAGTATTTGATACTTTTGGCAAATACTAAATCATCTTCTACTACAAATATTTTCAATGGTCTGACTTTTGGTTATAAACAAATATAACAATCATTTTGGGAAAATCAAAGCCTTATTTCCAATATTTGGAATTATTTTCCATAAAAATAAAAATCATGGTTAAACTAGGCATAAAAAAACTGTCTAAAAAAGCTAAATATGCATTTAGTTTATTAGACAGTCCTTTCAAATATTTTTTAAAAGATATT
This genomic interval from Lentimicrobium sp. L6 contains the following:
- a CDS encoding sigma-54 dependent transcriptional regulator, with the translated sequence MKIFVVEDDLVFAKSIKYYLGLNPDNEVEHYTNGKEALANKYKNPELIILDYHLPGMNGNEIMKAFHKFNPKTFIIIMSSQSDIKVAVNLMRDGAFDYYVKDTDLKDRLWMSMEKISRLSGYEKKIELLEAEVENKYAYNKLIRGNSKPIKSIYNLIEKATKTNINVSISGETGTGKELVAKAIHYNSSRSKEGFIAVNVSAIPNELIESELFGYEKGAFTGANSRKYGKFEEANNGTLFLDEIGDMDWGMQSKILRVLQENELTRIGGNTTIRLNVRLIVATHKNLSDLVRKGEFREDLYYRLLGLPIQIPPLRAREGDVLLLAKHFIGEFCANNGMTDKKLGLSAQEKLKSYHFPGNVRELKSISELAVVMSNEDMIEASDINFSSLGSVEDIFSEELSMKEYHQKIIKYFLKKYDNKVRLVAKKLDIGKSSIYNMIKEEEEQYS